A stretch of Metabacillus sp. FJAT-52054 DNA encodes these proteins:
- a CDS encoding ABC transporter ATP-binding protein → MSYVLEVQGLKKKIRKRYIVNDVNFRVEEGEIFGLLGPNGAGKTTIIRMITGLINRTDGNVLIRGKSVDTSFKESMKELGAIVENPEFYKFMSGYANLKHYARMALEPISEERIKEVIGLVKLDGAIHQKVKTYSLGMRQRLGVAQALLHNPSLLILDEPTNGLDPQGMKELREYLKTLAQSGTAVLVSSHILGEMQLMCDRFAIIEKGVLTHVSSMEDTNLAAAEEMREVLLTVSSAAEAAALPGLSSLSDNLAVTGDGTLKFSAKYESLPLIIKELTENGILVYEMTPVKKSLEDRFLELTKEKEGALS, encoded by the coding sequence TTGTCATACGTACTGGAAGTCCAAGGATTGAAAAAGAAAATCAGAAAGCGATACATAGTAAATGATGTGAACTTCAGGGTGGAAGAGGGAGAAATATTCGGTCTGCTCGGACCGAACGGCGCAGGAAAAACAACGATCATCCGAATGATTACCGGGCTGATTAACCGCACAGACGGGAATGTCCTGATCAGAGGCAAAAGTGTGGATACGAGCTTTAAGGAATCCATGAAGGAACTGGGGGCCATTGTAGAAAACCCCGAATTCTATAAGTTTATGTCCGGGTACGCTAACTTAAAGCACTACGCAAGAATGGCTTTGGAGCCTATCTCAGAAGAAAGAATAAAAGAAGTTATCGGGCTGGTAAAGCTTGATGGTGCCATTCATCAAAAGGTGAAAACCTATTCACTTGGAATGAGGCAGCGGCTTGGAGTTGCCCAGGCTCTTTTACACAATCCTTCTTTGCTCATTTTGGATGAACCGACAAACGGATTGGACCCGCAAGGCATGAAGGAGCTTAGAGAGTATTTGAAGACGCTGGCTCAAAGCGGTACAGCGGTTCTCGTATCCTCGCATATTCTTGGAGAGATGCAGCTAATGTGCGATCGCTTCGCCATTATTGAAAAAGGAGTTTTAACACATGTGTCCTCCATGGAAGACACAAATCTTGCCGCTGCAGAAGAAATGCGGGAAGTTCTGCTTACCGTCAGCTCAGCGGCAGAGGCAGCCGCCTTGCCTGGATTAAGCTCCCTATCAGATAATTTGGCGGTTACCGGTGATGGAACGCTAAAATTTTCAGCAAAATACGAATCTCTTCCATTAATTATTAAAGAATTAACGGAGAACGGAATTCTCGTCTATGAGATGACACCTGTCAAAAAATCATTGGAAGACCGTTTCCTTGAGCTGACGAAAGAGAAGGAGGGTGCCCTCTCATGA
- a CDS encoding deoxynucleoside kinase: MNLRDQYQIPKDAVITIAGTVGVGKSTMTNALAEALNFRTSFEKVDTNPYLDKFYADFERWSFHLQIYFLAERFKEQKRIFEYGGGFVQDRSIYEDTGIFAKMHYEKGTMTEVDYETYTNLFDAMVMTPYFPHPDLLIYLEGSLEDILGRIEKRGRPMEQQTPISYWEEMHARYENWINSFNTCPVMRLNINDYDIMANGGSVEPILEKISYFMKQSRKLKR, from the coding sequence ATGAATCTACGCGATCAGTACCAAATACCGAAGGACGCGGTTATAACGATAGCCGGGACGGTCGGAGTCGGAAAATCAACCATGACGAACGCTCTTGCCGAAGCCTTGAATTTCCGCACATCCTTTGAAAAAGTTGATACCAATCCTTACCTCGACAAATTTTACGCAGACTTTGAGCGGTGGAGCTTTCACCTGCAAATTTACTTCCTGGCCGAGCGTTTCAAGGAACAAAAGAGAATCTTTGAATACGGCGGCGGATTTGTTCAGGATCGTTCCATTTACGAAGATACAGGCATCTTTGCCAAAATGCATTATGAAAAAGGCACAATGACAGAAGTTGATTACGAAACCTACACAAATCTCTTCGACGCCATGGTCATGACTCCTTATTTCCCTCACCCGGATCTTCTCATCTATCTGGAAGGAAGCCTTGAGGATATTTTAGGAAGAATCGAAAAGCGCGGTAGACCGATGGAACAGCAAACTCCTATTTCCTACTGGGAGGAAATGCATGCGCGGTATGAAAACTGGATTAACAGCTTCAATACATGTCCTGTTATGCGCTTAAATATCAACGATTATGACATTATGGCCAACGGAGGTTCCGTCGAGCCTATTTTAGAGAAAATCAGCTACTTTATGAAGCAATCACGCAAGCTGAAAAGATAA
- a CDS encoding deoxynucleoside kinase: protein MKGVPFITVEGPIGVGKTSLAKAISDHYRYQLLKEIVDENPFLGKFYENIDEWSFQTEMFFLCNRYKQLEEINSDYLQRDQAVVADYHIYKNLIFAKRTLKDEQYTKYIQIYDILTSDMPKPNIILYLSASLDTLLERISLRGRDIEKNIDPSYLEQLSADYETAMSQWEQINPEIPILRFNGDELDFVHRPEDLTYILKRLDDYLLKGVSHT from the coding sequence ATGAAAGGAGTACCCTTCATTACCGTTGAAGGTCCTATTGGCGTGGGCAAAACCTCTCTCGCCAAAGCGATTTCGGACCATTATCGCTATCAGCTATTGAAAGAAATTGTGGATGAAAATCCATTTTTGGGGAAGTTTTATGAAAACATTGATGAGTGGAGTTTCCAGACAGAAATGTTTTTCCTGTGCAACCGGTATAAACAGCTGGAGGAAATCAATTCTGATTACCTGCAGCGGGACCAGGCGGTTGTAGCAGATTATCATATTTACAAAAATCTGATCTTCGCCAAACGGACTTTGAAGGACGAGCAGTATACGAAATACATTCAAATTTATGATATTTTGACAAGTGACATGCCTAAACCGAATATCATCCTGTATTTGAGTGCGAGCCTTGATACTCTTCTGGAAAGAATTTCACTGCGCGGAAGAGATATTGAAAAGAACATTGACCCAAGCTACCTGGAGCAGCTCTCAGCCGACTATGAGACCGCGATGTCTCAATGGGAACAAATTAATCCTGAAATTCCAATCCTCCGTTTTAATGGGGACGAGCTTGATTTTGTCCACCGCCCTGAGGATTTAACGTATATCCTTAAACGCCTTGATGATTATTTGCTAAAAGGAGTAAGCCATACATGA